The following nucleotide sequence is from Thermococcus sp..
CTCTTCTACTGGCGTTGAGGCTATCGTCTCGATGTCACGGTATTTTTTGAAGAGCTCCTCCCAGACACGGTAGGTAACCTCATCCCTCATTCTCTGGGAGATTATGCAATGGATTAGGGTTCTGTAGGGGTCCCCTATGAGGAGTCTCTCCCTTGGATAGGTTTTCATGAGAATTTCAACTATTTTCCCGGCGCGTATCCTTTTTTCGTCCCAACTCTCGTCAAAGGTGAAGGCACTAAGGTCTAATGATTTTGATTCCCGAGCCATGAATTACCACCACCGAATCTTCGGTTACTCTAATCCCTTTAAGGGGCTTGAATTCCTCACTATAAAGCTTTTGCCCGTCCTTTGAGAGAACCACAACCTCGTTTCCGAGAACCACAACAAAACCCTTCCCGAAGGTTATAACGTCCTCAATTTCCTTCTCGAACTCCACGTTAACTACGTCAAGGTCTCCCGTCGAGAATTCTATCTTCGTGGAATCAGTCACCTTGAGGGGGGACGGCTCAGCAAGTAGAACCTTGAACCTTAGGGGTTCTCCAATAAGCTCAACAACGATTTCCTCACCAGTTTTCACTTCTTTCCCAAGGAGCTTGCTCCTTATTACCTCCGCGAAGTCCGGTGTTAGCTCCGCCTCAAAGAGTGGCTTGAGAACGAGTCTCATTATATCACCCAGGTAAACACTATATTCATTTAGAAAAAAAGCT
It contains:
- a CDS encoding ATPase, translated to MRLVLKPLFEAELTPDFAEVIRSKLLGKEVKTGEEIVVELIGEPLRFKVLLAEPSPLKVTDSTKIEFSTGDLDVVNVEFEKEIEDVITFGKGFVVVLGNEVVVLSKDGQKLYSEEFKPLKGIRVTEDSVVVIHGSGIKIIRP